In Nitrospinota bacterium, a single genomic region encodes these proteins:
- the coaD gene encoding pantetheine-phosphate adenylyltransferase: MKKIAVYPGTFDPITFGHIDIIKRASKIFDKLIVAVVDNSKKEFLFTTGERKAFVKEGVKDIDNVLVKSFNTLLTDYVKKINTNIVIRGLRAVSDFEYEFQMALMNRVLNNEVETIFMMPSEQFTFLSSSIVREIAAYGGDVKGLVPEIVRDALLKKFKKDK; the protein is encoded by the coding sequence ATGAAGAAAATAGCTGTTTATCCGGGTACATTTGATCCCATAACCTTTGGGCATATAGATATCATAAAAAGGGCCTCTAAGATATTTGATAAACTGATTGTAGCCGTGGTTGATAACTCTAAAAAAGAATTTCTCTTTACCACTGGGGAAAGAAAAGCTTTTGTTAAAGAAGGGGTAAAAGATATCGACAATGTTTTGGTTAAATCTTTTAACACCCTCTTAACAGATTATGTAAAAAAAATCAATACAAATATAGTCATACGTGGACTTAGGGCTGTATCTGACTTTGAATATGAATTTCAAATGGCATTAATGAACCGAGTTCTCAACAATGAAGTTGAAACGATTTTCATGATGCCTAGTGAACAATTTACATTTTTGAGTTCAAGTATTGTGAGAGAAATTGCTGCTTATGGGGGCGATGTAAAGGGTTTGGTGCCAGAGATTGTAAGAGATGCTCTGTTAAAAAAATTCAAAAAGGATAAATAG